Proteins from a genomic interval of Triplophysa dalaica isolate WHDGS20190420 chromosome 13, ASM1584641v1, whole genome shotgun sequence:
- the ostm1 gene encoding osteopetrosis-associated transmembrane protein 1, producing MGLLIKCTFLTSCLFGWSLTLVKCSVYPPEVRGNGALNAHSPPLDSESPAFYSLSLSSTFPDDLEVKEHCIEMLHIFGQRYVAYANCLVSYARPVKICQNCHTSFNSLVEMYTNISSDQLGPGNVSCHDSLMRSDRLMLLYTLFSKLDEIWTIAGCKQCLSENQDTLSNDTLYFMASLNLSLTCFEKFQGNHSGLCKDCKVSYKSLNELYGKMEENQTLCIDIEDSMNMTRRLWSKTFGCSLPREEIVPVIAVSCFMLFLPIIFYLSSFLHSEQKKRKLIHPNRAKSSSSLMNIQDKFS from the exons ATGGGTTTAttgataaaatgtacatttctaaCATCATGCCTATTTGGATGGTCACTTACACTAGTAAAGTGCTCCGTTTACCCGCCGGAGGTGCGTGGCAATGGCGCACTAAATGCTCATTCTCCGCCGCTCGACTCTGAGTCACCTGCTTTCTACTCTCTCAGTCTCTCATCTACCTTTCCAGATGACTTGGAGGTTAAGGAGCATTGCATTGAAATGCTTCACATTTTTGGTCAACGCTACGTGGCGTACGCGAACTGTTTAGTGTCGTATGCGCGACCTGTCAAAATCTGTCAGAACTGTCACACTAGTTTCAACAGTCTGGTggaaatgtatacaaatatatCATCTGATCAG CTGGGCCCTGGAAATGTCAGTTGCCATGACAGCCTGATGCGTTCTGATAGACTGATGCTGCTCTATACTCTCTTCAGCAAATTAGATGAGATCTGGACAATAGCGGGATGTAAGC AATGTCTAAGTGAAAATCAAGACACTTTGTCCAACGACACTCTTTACTTTATGGCCTCTCTTAATTTGTCACTTACATGCTTTGAGAAATTTCAG GGGAATCACTCTGGACTGTGTAAAGACTGCAAAGTGTCATACAAAAGCTTGAATGAGCTCTATGGCAAAATGGAGGAAAACCAAACACTCTGCATCGATATAGAAGATTCA ATGAACATGACAAGACGGTTGTGGAGTAAAACCTTCGGTTGCTCGTTACCTCGAGAAGAGATTGTTCCTGTCATCGCGGTGTCCTGCTTCATGCTCTTCCTTCCAATCATCTTCTACCTAAGCAGTTTCCTGCATTCAGAACAGAAGAAACGCAAGCTTATACACC CTAACAGAGCCAAGTCCAGCAGCAGCCTAATGAATATCCAGGACAAATTCAGCTGA
- the si:ch73-257c13.2 gene encoding uncharacterized protein si:ch73-257c13.2, protein MAAGTTESMASKTCVAFLLADCYDDEDLIAETNTAIKRQEARKKEEIKQTQHLKRAGGERGSFNTVLEILTIGDFKSYFRLTPTQTEELVRMMKSYKWTAIKQEGWTVCHAVLSSLWTLSTQESYSGVASRFHVTESVICNQLYEFCYLIASNLENKIHWPQGKEAEVSMKGFYSNVGILGTLCVVGTSNIPIDRPTDVPDAEIYKSGQSFSLKLMAFCNHRGRFTYATAEHPGSWHNSRVLSATEVGKLMQEDPVALLEGKHIIGDCTYPLSEHLLTPFPDYSTLGQKRECYNRRVQSAIKVVQDSIYTLKSSFQRLRCLQKHSYYQTNIAVEACCILYNMFLETCSMPANYREEAVSSKPFHELTYGHSGSLGGISKRQDIAASLKRINKKRKSTY, encoded by the exons atggcGGCGGGAACAACAGAAAGCATGGCGTCGAAAACCTGTGTTGCCTTTTTATTAGCTGATTGTTACGACGATGAAGATTTAATTGCTGAGACAAATACGGCTATCAAACGCCAGGAAGCCAG AAAAAAggaggaaataaaacaaactcaaCATCTGAAAAG AGCTGGAGGGGAAAGAGGGAGTTTCAATACTGTTTTAGAAATCCTGACCATCGGCGACTTTAAGAGTTATTTTCGGTTGACACCAACTCAAACAGAG GAGTTGGTACGAATGATGAAATCATATAAATGGACTGCCATCAAACAGGAGGGATGGACAGTGTGCCACGCAGTTCTTTCTAGTCTGTGGACTTTGTCTACCCAGGAGTCTTACAGTGGTGTAGCAAGTCGCTTCCATGTCACCGAGTCAGTTATTTGTAACCAGCTGTATGAATTTTGCTATCTTATTGCCAGCAACTTGGAGAACAAAATCCACTGGCCTCAGGGGAAAGAAGCAGAAGTGTCCATGAAGGGTTTCTATTCTAATGTGGGCATATTGGGCACTCTCTGTGTAGTAGGAACCAGCAATATTCCTATTGACAGACCAACCGATGTTCCAGACGCAGAGATATATAAATCGGGGCAGTCCTTCTCTTTAAAATTGATGGCTTTTTGCAACCACAGGGGTCGTTTTACCTATGCGACTGCAGAACACCCTGGAAGCTGGCATAACTCAAGGGTTCTGTCAGCAACTGAGGTTGGCAAGTTAATGCAGGAAGACCCAGTGGCTCTTTTGGAAGGTAAACACATCATAGGGGATTGCACTTACCCGCTTTCAGAGCACCTTCTTACCCCATTTCCCGATTATTCGACACTTGGACAGAAAAGGGAATGTTATAATCGACGAGTGCAATCGGCAATTAAAGTGGTACAGGACTCGATCTATACTCTGAAGTCCAGCTTTCAGAGGCTTAGATGTCTGCAGAAACATTCCTATTACCAAACCAACATAGCTGTGGAGGCTTGCTGTATTCTGTATAACATGTTTCTAGAAACATGTAGCATGCCAGCAAACTACAGGGAGGAGGCTGTTTCGTCAAAACCTTTCCATGAACTAACCTATGGGCACTCTGGAAGTCTAGGTGGAATATCTAAGAGACAGGACATTGCAGCATCACTCAAACGtatcaataaaaaaaggaaatccaCGTACTAG
- the sec63 gene encoding translocation protein SEC63 homolog, translating into MAGQQFQYDDSGNTFFYFLTSFVGLIVIPATYYLWPRDQNAEQLRLKTLRRVHGRCLWYRLRLKKSQQSIVPTLKKAALLFGWAIFLFLAYKVSKLDREYQEYNPYEVLSLDAGASVAEIKKQYRVLSLKHHPDKGGDEATFMKLAKAYSALTNEESRKNWETYGNPDGPRVTSFGIALPAWIVDQKNSMLVLLVYGLAFMVILPVVVGTWWYRSIRYSGDQILINTTQLFMHFMYKTPTMNMKRLGMVLTAAFEFDPRSNKEAIIRPTDNIEVPQLIRELGNINVKKKEPPFCYPYSLKARVLLLTHLSRMDVSEDIEEDQRFVVKKCPALLQEMINVGCQLTMMATSRGGLRAPRLTSIENCMKLSQMVVQGLQEAKSPLLQLPHFEEEHLRYCISKKYKVRTLQDLVSLKDADRRSMLRFLDEEKYDEVMAVLGSFPYIHMVTKLQVLDDEDSNNITAGSIVTVTVTLTRKRTSDMFEKDESPQLPTEEANSEEQGDAKNKLKVWQNKNKGAKKATKSKKKKLTKKKPVSQQQVKGDKVKQANGNVAGNESARESAAASKEEEEELSEKGSESDEAEGNKDSPSERDEESDKQSDTEVDEIAGDDEEEWEALQQSIQRRERALLETKSKVTHPIYGLYFPEEKQEWWWLYIADRKEQTLVSMPNHVCTLKDTEEVELKFPAPSKTGNYQYSVILRSDSYMGLDQIKPLKLEVHEAKAMLDNHPQWDIPETEEEEDDQEDSDGIEESEEDDEDND; encoded by the exons ATGGCCGGGCAGCAGTTTCAGTACGACGATAGtggcaacacatttttttatttcctcacGTCCTTTGTGGGACTTATAGTCATCCCAGCCACCTATTACCTCTGGCCACGGGATCAGAATGCGG AGCAATTACGTTTGAAGACTTTACGAAGAGTTCATGGAAGATGTCTGTGGTATCGCCTTCGGCTTAAGAAATCACAGCAGAGCATTGTTCCAACACTTAA AAAAGCAGCCCTGTTGTTTGGGTGGGCAATATTTCTTTTCCTGGCCTATAAGGTGTCTAAATTAGATCGAGAGTACCAGGAGTATAACCCCTATGAGGTCCTCAGCCTGGACGCA GGGGCATCTGTAGCAGAGATTAAGAAGCAGTACAGGGTGCTGTCTCTAAAACACCATCCTGATAAAGGAGGTGATGAAGCCACGTTCATGAAGCTCGCTAAAGCTTACTCTGC TTTGACTAATGAGGAATCACGGAAGAATTGGGAGACATATGGCAATCCTGACGGCCCTAGAG TGACAAGTTTTGGAATCGCTCTTCCTGCATGGATTGTCGACCAGAAGAATTCAATGCTG GTGCTCCTGGTATATGGATTAGCTTTTATGGTCATACTTCCTGTGGTTGTG GGTACGTGGTGGTACCGTTCCATCCGCTACAGTGGCGATCAGATCCTGATTAACACGACACAGCTTTTCATGCACTTTATGTACAAAACACCTACAATGAACATGAAAC GATTGGGGATGGTGTTGACAGCTGCATTCGAGTTTGATCCTCGTAGCAACAAAGAAGCCATTATAAGACCAACAGACAACATAGAAGTTCCTCAG TTGATTCGAGAACTGGGAAACATTAATGTTAAGAAGAAGGAACCTCCCTTCTGCTACCCCTACAGCCTGAAGGCACGAGTCTTATTACTTACACACCTTTCCAGGATGGATGTTTCTGAGGATATAGAGGAGG ATCAAAGGTTTGTGGTGAAGAAGTGTCCCGCCTTACTACAGGAAATGATCAATGTTGGCTGTCAACTAACCATGATGGCAACCAGTAGAGGAG GCCTTCGGGCTCCAAGACTGACATCCATAGAAAACTGCATGAAGCTCTCTCAAATGGTGGTGCAGGGTTTACAGGAGGCTAAGTCTCCTCTGTTACAGCTGCCCCATTTTGAAGAGGAACACCTCCGATACTGCATCTCTAAAAAG TATAAGGTGCGGACACTGCAGGATCTGGTTAGTCTGAAGGATGCTGACAGGAGAAGCATGTTGAGATTCCTCGACGAGGAGAAGTACGATGAGGTCATGGCAGTCCTTGGCAGCTTCCCCTACATCCACATGGTAACCAAACTTCAAG TGCTGGATGATGAAGACAGCAATAACATCACAGCAGGTTCCATTGTTACAGTGACGGTCACCTTGACAAGGAAGAGAACGTCT gATATGTTTGAGAAAGACGAGAGCCCACAGCTGCCTACAGAAGAAGCTAATTCAGAGGAG caAGGTGATgccaaaaacaaattaaaagtttGGCAAAACAAGAATAAAGGAGCTAAAAAAGCCACCAAatccaaaaaaaagaaactgacTAAGAAGAAACCAGTCTCCCAACAGCAAGTAAAGGGAGACAAAGTCAAACAGGCCAATGGCAACGTGGCAGGAAAT GAATCTGCTAGGGAATCTGCTGCTGCTTcaaaagaggaagaggaggaactCTCTGAGAAAGGCAGCGAATCAGATGAGGCGGAGGGAAACAAGGACTCGCCCAGTGAAAGGGACGAGGAGAGTGACAAGCAGAGCGACACCGAGGTGGACGAGATCGCTGGAGACGACGAGgag GAATGGGAGGCCCTACAGCAGAGCATTCAGAGGCGCGAGAGGGCGCTGTTGGAGACCAAGTCAAAAGTCACACACCCCATCTACGGCCTGTACTTCCCTGAGGAGAAGCAAGAGTGGTGGTGGCTTTATATCGCTGATAGGAAAGAGCAGACGCTAGTGTCCATGCCCAATCACGTTTGCACGCTCAAAGACACAGAAGAG GTTGAGCTGAAATTCCCCGCTCCATCCAAAACTGGAAACTATCAATATTCTGTGATTCTCAGATCAGATTCATACATGGGGTTAGATCAGATCAAGCCGCTTAAG cTGGAGGTTCATGAGGCGAAGGCCATGTTGGATAACCACCCACAGTGGGACATCCCAGAAACCGAGGAAGAGGAAGATGACCAGGAGGACAGTGATGGTATTGAGGAGTCTGAGGAAGATGACGAAGACAACGACTAA